Sequence from the Segatella copri genome:
GATGAAAACGAGAAGCGCTGGAACGGTTATCTGAAGAAGGTGATACGTGATGATATGCCTGCAGAATACAACCGGGTGGCTGCGAAATCCATCGTCACCCTGCTTTCCAACTGGCGTGCCAAGCGAGGTGCCCTGTATCATGACGGCATCGTGCCTAGTCATGCTGTAGGCTATTTCGTAGGTTGCTGGGCATGGGACTGCTGGCGTTTCTCTGCCGGTATGGCTTCCTTCTTCCCAGAGTTGGCGAAGGATAACATCCGCGTGATGTTCGACTACCAGCAGCCAGACGGCATGATTATCGACTGCATCTATCCGGATGCTTCTGAGAACAACTACCGCGACAGTAAGCCTCCTCTGGCAGCCTGGGCGGTGAACGAGATTTACGAGCATACCCAGGATCTGGCTTTCGTAAAGGAGATGTATCCGAAGCTTCTGAAATATCACAAATGGTGGTATGAGAAAAGAGATCACGACAAGAACCATATCTGTGAGTTCGGTTCGGTTGATGGCACGCTGGAGGCAGCTGCCTGGGAGAGCGGTATGGATAATGCCATCCGTTTCGACGGTACCAAGATGTTGCAGAACGGCAAGGATGCATGGAGTACTGACCAGGAGAGCGTTGACCTGAATGCTTATCTCTCGCTGGAGTATACCTTGCTCAAGAAATTTGCCGGATTGCTGGGCGAGACTTTCGACTTGCCTGACTATCGTGGACTGGTTGCCGATTATTTCTTTGACCAGAAAGATGGATTCTTCTACGACCGCCGTTTGGATGCCGGCAGAAGTTTTGTACGTGAGGCTGGTTGTGAGGGCTATATTCCTTTCTGGGCGAACATAGCAACGCCTAAGCAGTTTGCCAAGGCAAGAAAGTTGCTCGACAATAAGAAGAAGTTCTCTACCTTCATCCCATTCCCGACGATAGCAGCCGATAATCCGAAGTACAATCCGCAGGGATACTGGCGCGGTCCTATCTGGCTCGACCAGACCTATTATGGCATCAAGGGCTATCGCAACTATGGTGAGAAGAAGAAGGCAGATGCCTATACCGACCAGGTGTTCCGCAATTTGCAGGGCATTTCGGCAGGTACCCCAATCTATGAGAATTATGACACGCATACCGGCAAGCCAATGCAGGCTTCCCACTTCAGCTGGAGTGCCGCTTGCCTGATCATGATGTACAATGATTATGGAAAATAAACGAGATTCTCATGTGTTAAACGTCATGCCAACGGGATTTGGCACATCTTAAGGCCTAAATAAAAAAGCCCCCGATGCGTTATGCACCGAGGGCTTTGCTATGTCGAATCAAAAATTAAAAAACATCTTTTTTTTTACCTTTAAAGAGTGCAGCTGGTAACTCCGAGCGTAGTAGCGATGGCTGTAAGGACGGAGATTGCAATCTGCAAAATCGTTTTCCAAGTATTTGCTTTCATAATCTTTAGTTTTAATGTTAAGTGTTAAACTTGTTTTTAATGTTAAGTGTTAAATGTTAAATGTTAACTTTGTGGGGGATGCGCTAGCTTCCGTCAGGCGTTAGGGAGAGACGCCCTCCCCCATTAGGCGCTCCTGCGGGGCGGCCCTCAGGCGAGGGCTTTATTCAAGCCCGTCGCCTTTATCCTGAGAGCCGCCGCCCTGCGTACCGTCGCCGGTTGTACCGCCACCGGTAGTACCGCCGCCCTGGCTGGTGTCAGAGCCGCCGCCCTGTTCTGTACCGCCACCGGTAGTACCACCGCCTGTGGTGCCCTCCTCGTCGGTACCGATATAGCCGCCGTACTCCTGAATCTTACACTTCTTGCGCAGCTCGGCATTGCTCCAGCTCTTCGTGTTTCTCACAATCAGGTGCACGCCTTCCACGCTGGCAGCTGTCACCTTCTCCTTGGTGTCCTCCGCCTTGGAGCTCATACCGATGGAGAACAGTCCGAGGTCAGAGAGGCGCACGCTCTTGCCGTCGAGAATCAGCTCCTGCAGATGGTCGAGTGCATCCATCAGCACACCGTGGATAGTACCACGAGAGTAAGGCGAGCCGTGGTCGGAGATATGCGATACGAATCCCTCGAAGTCCACTTCGCGGTCGGTTACCGAAGTAGCATACCACTTCTTCTTACCTGCGTTTTCACCAGTCTGAGGTGTGCGCTGTACTTTACGATATTTCAATGTTCCTTTTACTTCCATAATCTTAAATTTTTAAAGGGTTAATAAATTGTTAATTGTTAACTTTGAGGGTTGCGTTTTGTCGAGTGCAACCTTTCTTGAATCACGATGCAAAGATACGCCAAATTCCCGATACCACCAAATTTCAGCGTGTGATAAGGCGCGATTTTCAGCACGCTTTCAATCTGAAACCTGTTAAACAATCTAACTCGCCGTTTTGCGCCCCGCAACTCATACTTTTTCAGAGAGGAAAACATAGAGTTGAGCACTTAAACACTTTATCCACAATAAAATAGAAAGATACAAAATGGCATAAGAAATCTCCCTCAGTTCCCCAGAACTCAGTTCCTCAGTTTTTCTCTGACCCTTCACTCTTATCTTTATTTAGAAGCTTATTATATATATAATTATATATATAATAAAATATAATTACTTACAATTTGTAACCATCAAGTGTACCCCCTAGAACAAAACTGAGGAACTGAGTTCTGAGGAACTGAGTCATTATCGCAGTGGTTTAAGTACGGGCTGAAGGAATGGAGAAGGGCTTGGCTGAAGGAATGGAAAAGGAATGAACCAACGAAACCTTGAGATTGCCAGGAAGATGCTGGCAAATGGTATGGATGCTGCCACGGTGATGGAAATAACAGGATTCAGAAACTGGTTAAACGTTTGGTAGAAGAGGTTATATCACACGTCATGGCAATGGTTGTTGGAGGGTAATAGCGACTTGTATCGTTTGAATCTATGTCGTTAATCCTACCCATACGCCCTGTTTTAGGGCGTATGGGTGTGATGAACAAAGGTATGATCGAGGCAAGTTTCGTATTCATCTTGAATATGATTTAAGTGATTTTTTATTCTTATAGCAAAATATAGCATTATATTGATTTTATTCGGTGACGGCGAATAGAATTATATTATTTTATTCGCCGTCACCGAATAAAGTCAACTTTGACGATGAACGTTTGCAAGGAATGTCGGTAACAGACTTCGATTTCATATTGCAAGCCTATCATAGCATGTATGAAAGCCAACCCATCTTCTTCTTTGATGAGATACAGAATGTTGAAGGGTGGGCGAACTTTGCACGCCGTCTAGCCAACCAAAAATATCGTATCTATATAACTGGCAGCAATGCCAAAATGCTGAGTCGTGACATAGAGACTGTATTGGGAGGAAGATACCTGGATATCAGCGTGTTTCCATATAGCTTTTCTGAATATCTGAAAGCTGTTGGAGTCTTGCTTTCAAAGAATTGGCAATATGGCCGAAAAGCAAATGAACTGCAGCGTCATTTCCGAACTTACTTTGATTGGGGTGGTTTCCCTGAGCTTGTGCATTTTCAAGAAAAGAGAGTATGGCTCAACAGCTTATATAATCGTATTTTCTTTAATGACCTGGTGGTTCGGCACAAAATAAAGAACGAGGATGCCTTACGCCTTTGTGTAAGAAGATTGGCAGAAAGCGTGAAACAACCATGCTCCTTGAATCGTTTGAGCAATCTGATAAAAGCAGCCGGTACCTCATGTAGCCCATCAACGGTAATGGAGTATGTTCGCTATCTGCAAGAATCATGTTTGTTGATTTCTATAGACAATT
This genomic interval carries:
- a CDS encoding HU family DNA-binding protein, translated to MEVKGTLKYRKVQRTPQTGENAGKKKWYATSVTDREVDFEGFVSHISDHGSPYSRGTIHGVLMDALDHLQELILDGKSVRLSDLGLFSIGMSSKAEDTKEKVTAASVEGVHLIVRNTKSWSNAELRKKCKIQEYGGYIGTDEEGTTGGGTTGGGTEQGGGSDTSQGGGTTGGGTTGDGTQGGGSQDKGDGLE
- a CDS encoding MGH1-like glycoside hydrolase domain-containing protein; protein product: MKTKSIAILTMGLAMLSMDGMAQTTRQEYKDILDIQLTPGAPRRQNGCFTDMGSWMGFTLSEKEKPTAGFCGPFSIYYRNWYARSLVSLIDGTVQEQSYYPGEIRMTLKKDGADFYESLQFVDARTALLTVTNPSKVPFTFTADSISTRANVSRCKNRVTIGDFYGERVIIDFPQEVKVTDTDHNYLAAVPRGVEQLTIAISLVEQDTEASVQHVHTASLLANPKVALDENEKRWNGYLKKVIRDDMPAEYNRVAAKSIVTLLSNWRAKRGALYHDGIVPSHAVGYFVGCWAWDCWRFSAGMASFFPELAKDNIRVMFDYQQPDGMIIDCIYPDASENNYRDSKPPLAAWAVNEIYEHTQDLAFVKEMYPKLLKYHKWWYEKRDHDKNHICEFGSVDGTLEAAAWESGMDNAIRFDGTKMLQNGKDAWSTDQESVDLNAYLSLEYTLLKKFAGLLGETFDLPDYRGLVADYFFDQKDGFFYDRRLDAGRSFVREAGCEGYIPFWANIATPKQFAKARKLLDNKKKFSTFIPFPTIAADNPKYNPQGYWRGPIWLDQTYYGIKGYRNYGEKKKADAYTDQVFRNLQGISAGTPIYENYDTHTGKPMQASHFSWSAACLIMMYNDYGK
- a CDS encoding ATP-binding protein, translating into MTANRIILFYSPSPNKVNFDDERLQGMSVTDFDFILQAYHSMYESQPIFFFDEIQNVEGWANFARRLANQKYRIYITGSNAKMLSRDIETVLGGRYLDISVFPYSFSEYLKAVGVLLSKNWQYGRKANELQRHFRTYFDWGGFPELVHFQEKRVWLNSLYNRIFFNDLVVRHKIKNEDALRLCVRRLAESVKQPCSLNRLSNLIKAAGTSCSPSTVMEYVRYLQESCLLISIDNYVSKFVEKETIKKHYFVDNGLLHLFINNPNTSLLENLCAITLYKKYGKGLYYYNRNIEVDFYVPDEGLAVQASYQMSDGETIEREVKALVALHGLHSLKRAMIITYEDEGEFVRDGLRIEIRPAWKWVLEGL
- a CDS encoding smalltalk protein, with amino-acid sequence MKANTWKTILQIAISVLTAIATTLGVTSCTL